The genomic window TCTATTGGGAAATTACAGAAGCAGAAGAATGCTTAACTTACAAAAGTGATGCTTTGAGGGCAAATGGTTCTTTTGTTGTGTCAAGCGAAAATATAGGAGCAGAAAAAAGCTTTTATGTAATCCCTTGTAAAAAGCCCTTTGATGAAGCCCAAATAACAACTATCAAAGAAAAACTCCCCTTAATGCTAGAGTATATCCAATCTTGTATTGATACCTTTTATGCAACATATCGCAATTTTGATGAATATGTGCAGCATCTCCAAGACCAAAATGAGAAAAACTTACGATATAAAGTATTTTCTCTACTTGCTAAAGGAGATATTTTGAGTGTGCTTAATATTGCGCAAGAACAAGCAGCCATTGAGAAGCAAGAGTTAGGTAAAAATGAAATAGGCTTTTGGGGAATGTTGCTGAATTTTTTACATAAAAATGGAGAAAAAACGAACCTAAGCTTAGCAGAGAGATTCAAAATGCGTTTTAAAAATTTGACATATGTTGAAAGAATGTAAAGAATGAAACTTGCCTTGCTTTTAATTATAATTATATGTAGCTTTGCGCAAGGCAAAGATTCTCTAATTGAAGATAAAATGCGTAATATTGGGCTTTTTGCACTTGAAGAAATAGATAAAGATACTTTTATCACGCGCCTTGTTTATGATAGTAAAGAAAACTTTATGAAAACAAATATCTATACACCTTTTTCTTTACACAAATGCTATCTCCATAAAGATATGAAAGAGCATATGCAAAAACTTGCCAAGATTCTAAGGCGTAAAAATTTAAAGCTTATTGTGTATGATTGTTTCCGTCCGCAAGCCGCACAAGAGCTTGCTTGGAGCATTGTGCCTGATACGCGCTATGTCGCTCACCCAAAGAAAGGCTCAAATCACTCAAGGGGGATTGCCATTGATGTGGGCTTAGCTCAAGGAAATGGAGAAGCTTTAAGTATGCCAAGCGCATTTGATGAATTTAGCCCTAAAGCGTGGCGTGATTATATGTGTCCGCAATCCCAAACACAAAATTGCACTCATCGTAACAAACTCCAAGAGATAATGAGCCAAGCTGGATTAAAGAGTATAAAAACAGAATGGTGGCACTTTGAGCTTCCTATAAGTAATAAACACGACTATCCTATTCTTTCTCTCCCATAGAATCTACTCAACTATTCGTGGCGCAGCGCATCAATAGGATTAAGCTTTGAAGCTCTCCTTGCGGGAAGATAACCAAAGAGAACACCAATAAAAGCCGAAAATAAAAAGGCAATGATAGCCGTTGGAATATCAAAAATAAAAGGAATTTCCATATAATAACTTAGGCTCAATGAAGCAAAAAATGCCCAAATAATTCCAATTATTCCTCCAAGTGAGCTTAAGGTAATAGATTCTATTAAAAACTGCATAAGCACTTCACTCTGCAATGCACCAATAGCCATACGCGTTCCAATTTCTTTGGTGCGCTCTGTTACGGAAACGAGCATTATATTCATAATACCAATTCCCCCTACAACTAAGCTTACTCCCGCAATTAAACCTAAAAATGCGGTAAGTCTCTTTGTGGCAGAAGTAAGCGTCTCATTAGAATCAATATTATCTTTCACACGCAGCAAATGGCTTTAGCAGCGTAGAAATGCTGTTTAAATGGGTGAATTTTGTTTGCAAAGAAGTAGTATTACAAAGAGTTTAAAAATTATATAATCCCTGTTTGGTAAATTTTAGAATCTTTAACTTATTTTTATAAGGGAGGAAATACTTACAAGTGTGGGTTTTGACAATACTTTTAATGCAGCTTACGCGGCTTAGCGCATTATTTTATATAGCTTCTAGCACCCTTATATGCCTTATTCCAATAATTTGAATCTAATCGTGCTTTACTGACAACCTTACCCCTGCTGGGCGCGTGGATAAATTCGTTATCACCTATATATATACCTACGTGATTAAC from Helicobacter typhlonius includes these protein-coding regions:
- a CDS encoding M15 family metallopeptidase, yielding MKLALLLIIIICSFAQGKDSLIEDKMRNIGLFALEEIDKDTFITRLVYDSKENFMKTNIYTPFSLHKCYLHKDMKEHMQKLAKILRRKNLKLIVYDCFRPQAAQELAWSIVPDTRYVAHPKKGSNHSRGIAIDVGLAQGNGEALSMPSAFDEFSPKAWRDYMCPQSQTQNCTHRNKLQEIMSQAGLKSIKTEWWHFELPISNKHDYPILSLP